One Alnus glutinosa chromosome 3, dhAlnGlut1.1, whole genome shotgun sequence genomic region harbors:
- the LOC133862293 gene encoding large ribosomal subunit protein eL36y-like, producing the protein MAPKQPNTGLFVGLNKGHVVTKKELAPRPSDRKGKTSKRVHLVRNLIREVAGFAPYEKRITELLKVGKDKRALKVAKRKLGTHKRAKKKREEMSNVLRKVRSGGGEKKK; encoded by the exons ATGGCTCCCAAACAGCCAAATACTGGCCTTTTTGTGGGCCTGAACAAAGGACATGTTGTAACTAAGAAGGAATTGGCTCCACGCCCTTCTGATAGAAAAGGG AAAACCAGTAAGAGAGTCCATTTGGTGAGGAATCTGATCCGAGAGGTTGCTGGTTTTGCTCCCTATGAGAAGAGGATCACTGAACTTCTGAAAGTTGGGAAAGATAAGCGTGCTTTAAAGGTGGCCAAGAGAAAGCTTGGCACCCATAAGAGGGCCAAGAAGAAGCGTGAGGAGATGTCTAATGTGCTTCGTAAAGTGAG GTCTGGAgggggagagaagaagaagtga
- the LOC133864154 gene encoding uncharacterized protein LOC133864154 isoform X1: MSIACGIPILEGVYCLACARWLWQKCLYTAGHESENWGLGTAEEFEPVPRLCRLILANYENDIRNPLWAPPGGYKINPDWVVLRKNYEETVGHVTPYMIYLDQDNADIVLAVSGLNLAKQNDYAVLLDNKLGQTKFGGGYVHNGLLKAAGWLFDAECEVLRELVERNPNYTLTFAGHSLGAGVVALLTLVVVQNRGKLGNIERKRIRCYAIAPPRCMSLNLAVRYADIINSVVLQDDFLPRTTTALEDVFKSLICLPCLLCLMCLKDTCTLEEKMLKDPRRLYAPGRLYHIVERKPLRLGRFPPVVRTAVPVDGRFEHLVLSCNATSDHAIIWIERESQRALDLMLEKDKIMEIPVKQRMERQESLAREHSQEYKAALQRAVALDIPEAYSPSEYGTFHEHEGENSSRSSEDISSLPVKGRKESWDGFVGRLFKVDESGHMVFKKS, encoded by the exons ATGTCAATAGCCTGTGGCATTCCCATCCTTGAGGGTGTGTACTGTCTGGCTTGTGCTCGCTGGTTGTGGCAGAAATGCCTCTACACCGCAGGCCATGAAAGTGAAAACTGGGGCCTAGGCACCGCTGAAGAATTTGAGCCTGTTCCTCGCCTTTGTCGCCTCATCTTAGCTAACTATGAAAACGATATTCGTAATCCGCTTTGGGCTCCGCCTGGAGGTTACAAAATTAATCCTGACTGGGTAGTCTTACGTAAAAATTATGAAGAAACTGTTGGCCATGTTACTCCTTATATGATCTACCTTGATCAAGATAATGCTGATATAGTCCTGGCAGTTAGTGGGCTCAATTTGGCGAAGCAAAATGATTATGCAGTTTTACTTGATAACAAACTGGGGCAGACAAAATTTGGTGGTGGTTATGTCCACAATGGGCTATTAAAGGCAGCAGGATGGCTTTTCGATGCAGAGTGTGAGGTTTTGAGGGAATTGGTCGAGAGGAATCCAAATTATACCCTGACATTTGCTGGTCATTCCCTAGGAGCAGGGGTGGTAGCACTGTTGACATTGGTCGTAGTTCAGAATCGGGGAAAATTGGGAAACATTGAGAGAAAGAGGATCCGATGCTATGCTATAGCTCCTCCTCGGTGTATGTCACTGAATTTGGCAGTCAGATATGCAGATATTATCAATTCTGTTGTACTTCAG GATGATTTCTTACCTCGGACAACCACTGCCCTGGAAGATGTATTCAAATCACTTATCTG CTTGCCATGTTTGCTATGCCTGATGTGCTTGAAGGATACATGCACACTGGAGGAGAAGATGCTTAAAGATCCAAGACGGCTCTATGCACCTGGTCGTCTCTATCACATTGTTGAGCGGAAACCCTTAAG GTTAGGAAGATTTCCACCGGTTGTGAGGACAGCTGTACCTGTGGATGGGAGGTTTGAGCACTTAGTTCTTTCTTGCAATGCAACTTCTGACCACGCTATCATTTGGATAGAGAGAGAATCACAAAGGGCTCTTGAT TTAATGCTGGAGAAAGATAAGATTATGGAGATTCCGGTAAAGCAGAGGATGGAGCGGCAGGAATCTCTTGCCCGAGAACATAGCCAGGAATACAAGGCAGCGCTTCAGAGAGCCGTTGCTTTGGATATCCCTGAGGCATACTCGCCTTCTGAATATGGAACATTCCATGAACATGAAGGTGAGAATTCTTCCAGATCAAGTGAGGACATCTCATCCTTGCCCGTTAAGGGAAGGAAGGAAAGCTGGGATGGATTTGTAGGGCGTCTATTTAAGGTGGATGAGTCTGGCCACATGGTGTTCAAGAAGTCATAG
- the LOC133864154 gene encoding uncharacterized protein LOC133864154 isoform X2: protein MSIACGIPILEGVYCLACARWLWQKCLYTAGHESENWGLGTAEEFEPVPRLCRLILANYENDIRNPLWAPPGGYKINPDWVVLRKNYEETVGHVTPYMIYLDQDNADIVLAVSGLNLAKQNDYAVLLDNKLGQTKFGGGYVHNGLLKAAGWLFDAECEVLRELVERNPNYTLTFAGHSLGAGVVALLTLVVVQNRGKLGNIERKRIRCYAIAPPRCMSLNLAVRYADIINSVVLQDDFLPRTTTALEDVFKSLICLPCLLCLMCLKDTCTLEEKMLKDPRRLYAPGRLYHIVERKPLRLGRFPPVVRTAVPVDGRFEHLVLSCNATSDHAIIWIERESQRALDWF, encoded by the exons ATGTCAATAGCCTGTGGCATTCCCATCCTTGAGGGTGTGTACTGTCTGGCTTGTGCTCGCTGGTTGTGGCAGAAATGCCTCTACACCGCAGGCCATGAAAGTGAAAACTGGGGCCTAGGCACCGCTGAAGAATTTGAGCCTGTTCCTCGCCTTTGTCGCCTCATCTTAGCTAACTATGAAAACGATATTCGTAATCCGCTTTGGGCTCCGCCTGGAGGTTACAAAATTAATCCTGACTGGGTAGTCTTACGTAAAAATTATGAAGAAACTGTTGGCCATGTTACTCCTTATATGATCTACCTTGATCAAGATAATGCTGATATAGTCCTGGCAGTTAGTGGGCTCAATTTGGCGAAGCAAAATGATTATGCAGTTTTACTTGATAACAAACTGGGGCAGACAAAATTTGGTGGTGGTTATGTCCACAATGGGCTATTAAAGGCAGCAGGATGGCTTTTCGATGCAGAGTGTGAGGTTTTGAGGGAATTGGTCGAGAGGAATCCAAATTATACCCTGACATTTGCTGGTCATTCCCTAGGAGCAGGGGTGGTAGCACTGTTGACATTGGTCGTAGTTCAGAATCGGGGAAAATTGGGAAACATTGAGAGAAAGAGGATCCGATGCTATGCTATAGCTCCTCCTCGGTGTATGTCACTGAATTTGGCAGTCAGATATGCAGATATTATCAATTCTGTTGTACTTCAG GATGATTTCTTACCTCGGACAACCACTGCCCTGGAAGATGTATTCAAATCACTTATCTG CTTGCCATGTTTGCTATGCCTGATGTGCTTGAAGGATACATGCACACTGGAGGAGAAGATGCTTAAAGATCCAAGACGGCTCTATGCACCTGGTCGTCTCTATCACATTGTTGAGCGGAAACCCTTAAG GTTAGGAAGATTTCCACCGGTTGTGAGGACAGCTGTACCTGTGGATGGGAGGTTTGAGCACTTAGTTCTTTCTTGCAATGCAACTTCTGACCACGCTATCATTTGGATAGAGAGAGAATCACAAAGGGCTCTTGAT TGGTTTTGA
- the LOC133864285 gene encoding beta-amylase 7: protein MATELHKLIGTSEEDDEEEMEMDVKEEDDDDEENGETHIDAPVMVGVGGINSNNQFQQHHQQNQEQVGTPGGSTRRCRPLEEKERTKLRERHRRAITARILAGLRRHGNYNLRVRADINDVIAALAREAGWVVLPDGTTFPSRSQGQRPAGGTSAVVTSSSSHMVSQQSPPASLRGVTSGYQSSVEYNAGRMKSIYMPGSSPYDLSSSVRSQTSPLVGDGVEHTESHPLVGSSMNTVGDKQILDQPPKLLERDFAGTSNVPVYVMLPLGVINMKCELVDPDGLLKQLKVLKSVNIDGVKVDCWWGIVEAHAPQEYNWNGYKKLFQMVRELKFKLQVVISFHECGGNVGDDVCIPLPHWVAEIGRSNPDIFFTDKEGRRNPECLSWGIDKERVLRGRTAIEVYFDYMRSFRVEFNEFFEDDTISVIEVGLGPCGELRYPSCPVKHGWRYPGIGEFQCYDRYLLRSLRKAAEARGHSLWARGPDNAGSYNSRPHETGFFCDGGDYDGYYGRFFLKWYSQVLVDHGDRVLYLAKLAFERNRIAAKLPSIYWWYKTANHAAELTAGFYNSCNRDGYATIAAMIKKHGAALNFTCAEVQMLDQHEDFSEALADPEGLVWQVLNAAWDVCIPVASENALPCHDRVGYNKLLDNAKPMNDLDGRHFLSFTYLRLSPLLMERQNFMEFERFVKRMHGEAFLDIQV from the exons ATGGCAACTGAGTTGCATAAATTGATTGGAACaagtgaagaagatgatgaggaagagatggagatggatGTAAAAGAAGAGGATGATGACGatgaagaaaatggagaaaCGCATATTGATGCACCAGTGATGGTAGGGGTTGGAGGGATTAATAGTaataaccagtttcaacaaCACCACCAACAAAATCAAGAGCAAGTGGGCACCCCAGGCGGAAGCACTCGGAGGTGTAGGCCActggaagagaaagagagaaccaAGCTAAGAGAGCGGCATAGGAGGGCGATTACTGCAAGGATCTTGGCTGGGCTTCGGAGGCATGGTAACTATAATCTTAGAGTTCGGGCTGATATCAATGATGTAATTGCGGCTCTGGCAAGAGAGGCTGGTTGGGTTGTTCTTCCGGATGGAACCACCTTTCCTTCAAGATCTCAG GGCCAAAGGCCTGCGGGTGGCACTTCTGCTGTGGTGACTTCGTCATCTTCCCATATGGTGTCACAACAGTCTCCACCTGCTTCCCTTAGAGGAGTTACTTCTGGCTACCAGAGCTCAGTGGAGTACAACGCAGGTCGTatgaaaagcatttatatgCCTGGTTCATCCCCTTATGATCTATCTTCCAGTGTTCGATCTCAAACTTCACCCTTGGTGGGAGATGGTGTAGAACATACTGAGAGTCATCCTCTTGTTGGTAGCTCCATGAATACAGTTGGTGACAAGCAG ATTCTTGACCAACCCCCAAAGTTACTTGAACGTGATTTTGCTGGAACCTCTAATGTTCCAGTTTATGTGATGCTACCA TTGGGTGTCATTAATATGAAGTGCGAGCTGGTCGATCCAGATGGTCTACTAAAGCAGCTAAAGGTTTTGAAATCAGTTAATATTGATGGTGTTAAGGTTGATTGCTGGTGGGGGATAGTAGAGGCACATGCTCCTCAGGAGTATAACTGGAATGGTTACAAAAAGCTCTTTCAGATGGTGCGTGAGCTTAAGTTTAAGCTACAG GTCGTGATATCATTTCATGAATGTGGGGGCAATGTTGGTGATGATGTTTGTATTCCATTGCCTCATTGGGTGGCAGAAATTGGTCGAAGCAATCCTGACATATTTTTCACTGATAAAGAGGGAAGACGCAATCCTGAATGTCTCTCGTGGGGTATAGACAAGGAACGGGTGTTAAGGGGCCGGACTGCTATTGAG GTTTACTTTGATTACATGAGAAGCTTCCGGGTCGAATTTAATGAGTTCTTTGAGGATGACACCATTTCCGTGATTGAAGTTGGACTAGGACCATGTGGGGAGCTACGTTACCCATCTTGTCCTGTAAAGCATGGTTGGAGATATCCTGGCATTGGTGAATTCCAG TGTTATGATCGGTATTTGTTGAGAAGTCTGAGGAAGGCAGCAGAAGCTAGGGGACACTCCTTATGGGCAAGAGGACCAGATAATGCCGGTTCCTATAATTCCCGGCCTCACGAAACGGGTTTCTTTTGTGATGGAGGTGATTATGATGGCTACTATGGAAGGTTCTTCCTTAAATGGTATTCTCAGGTTTTAGTTGATCATGGCGATCGAGTACTTTATCTGGCAAAGTTAGCTTTTGAACGGAACCGTATTGCTGCAAAG CTACCAAGTATTTACTGGTGGTACAAGACAGCCAATCATGCTGCTGAATTAACGGCTGGGTTCTATAACTCTTGCAATCGTGATGGTTATGCTACAATTGCAGCAATGATAAAGAAGCATGGAGCTGCTTTAAATTTCACGTGTGCTGAGGTACAAATGTTAGACCAGCATGAGGACTTCTCAGAGGCGCTGGCAGATCCTGAGGGTTTAGTCTGGCAA GTGCTGAATGCTGCATGGGATGTTTGCATACCAGTTGCTAGTGAAAATGCACTTCCTTGTCATGACAGAGTAGGCTACAACAAGCTATTAGATAACGCCAAGCCCATGAATGATCTAGATGGGAggcattttttgtcttttaccTACCTTAGGCTTAGTCCACTTCTTATGGAAAGACAAAACTTCATGGAATTTGAACGCTTTGTCAAGAGAATGCACG GGGAAGCATTTCTTGATATCCAGGTATAG